Within Candidatus Polarisedimenticolaceae bacterium, the genomic segment GGCGAAGGCGTAGGGGAGGAACGATGAGCGAGAAGGCTGCCGACGTGCGGCGCCGGGCGACGAAGATCGGGGTCGTCGCCTCGGACAAGGCCGACAAGACGGTCGTCGTGCGGGTCGAGCGCATCGTGCTCCACCCGAAGTACAAGCGTTACATCCGCCGGTCCGCGAAGTTCATGGCCCACGACGAGGCGAACGCCTGCCGCGTGGGGGACACGGTGGAGATCGTGGAGAGCCGTCCGCTGTCCGCGCGCAAGCGCTGGCGGGTGCAGCGGGTGGTGAAGCGCGCCGCGGTC encodes:
- the rpsQ gene encoding 30S ribosomal protein S17, giving the protein MSEKAADVRRRATKIGVVASDKADKTVVVRVERIVLHPKYKRYIRRSAKFMAHDEANACRVGDTVEIVESRPLSARKRWRVQRVVKRAAVLGTQAAAE